One Oncorhynchus nerka isolate Pitt River linkage group LG5, Oner_Uvic_2.0, whole genome shotgun sequence genomic window carries:
- the LOC115123079 gene encoding CRACD-like protein isoform X1 — protein sequence MDTNAEEVEDSGEELTGRKKSRFKLLKSRLFGRLKRKETEGRMKQSQSASDVTADVIAPRDDDSEDDCLGGPNTLGSRALSHDSIFLADQSQSSSEPTRVLSQENVHSRIRELQLKLQRQNMCLGPPPLLIPGKRMEDSGATSEDDGLPQSPPEILFHDRTAQGPSYKFPDTHRHHSSLSLAGTGSEEEEQCLSQPSSRPLSPYPASPCDPEPSPAVDFTSPAQYTPSLDSSAALHRMSVKPRNQRASAKGRKGPLRASRLGSESLSDLYPDQPLSEREEEQDGTEDEEREEEEERERSFSSSPKYSEEKPWQSVPPGGQKEVLQRQESSQTEGRVTTNPLYLQAMTSPLSEPMTKTSILETPSLPPEPIWVKRPRTLIQDNSDQGSRPGSTSEKTLSRPLSPVYGSDNITSITNQLPSKEKPEENMTPATSNKGDRLSRNTQGVSLADTSSSTHHSALPTHASRVIRQTPRPAFERESVRETTAVPLSGVNEETSKLDLVQRTTGPPTGHEDTLPRANSFSNSSLRQRSKSATSRAHTGTRNEEMNAKGKGGEGLVAKNPHQESVRRQEVKPEQATFKGLKENQPQPSPQERKVQTEVEVVEETGLKGGEKRDGQSEGNEEKEQEQERKSAFGVKLRTTSQSLKYRLQRDQEFRVKCHIVSTTAEPVKGEIGTSSKVRGDLANKASRKGPSQVSDCPPSYTLDRNRLNENQDEDDTDLVVDAFSDPDKGPSSRPALGLPRGAETPGSNGSAGSEPVWMSMAREKTRSLQQHLSPETVPGTGGTTTPQYTTSPWPAPTPAPQPRLQPTAQPSTQPPSQSQPSTKTALQKQTSAPVVQSASQPIPSGRPILQEMHLTAKLKTLPSDQPNTQTASQPTPQGTAQQLTQPSSQPHMPTRPTLRGASERSSTSLKRAEKMPVEKWTERALPTGTMEESNNGQIEIHIANPEIPSSSSSSSSSLSHRGQPSWMELAKRKSLAWSDKTMD from the exons ATGGATACTAACGCGGAGGAAGTGGAGGACTCAGGAGAAGAGCTTACAG GGAGGAAGAAGTCTCGGTTCAAGCTGCTGAAGAGTCGTCTGTTTGGCCGTCTGAAGAGGAAGGAGACTGAAGGACGGATGAAGCAGAGCCAGTCCGCCAGTGATGTCACTGCTGATGTCATAGCTCCGAGGGACGACGACTCAGAGGATGACTGTTT GGGCGGTCCAAATACACTGGGGTCCAGAGCTCTGTCACATGACAGCATCTTCCTGGCTGACCAATCACAGAGCTCCTCTGAGCCGACGAGGGTTCTGTCTCAGGAGAACGTACACAGCAGGATACGAGAACTGCAG CTGAAACTGCAGCGGCAGAACATGTGTCTGGGCCCTCCCCCCTTGCTGATCCCTGGAAAGAGAATGGAAGATTCCGGAGCCACCTCTGAGGATGATGGTTTGCCCCAGAGCCCTCCAGAGATCTTGTTCCATGACCGAACAGCACAGGGGCCTTCCTACAAG TTCCCTGACACGCACAGGCACCATAGCTCTCTGAGTTTAGCAGGGACaggaagtgaggaggaggagcag TGCCTCTCCCAGCcctcctcccgtcctctctccccgTATCCTGCTTCCCCCTGTGATCCAGAGCCCTCCCCTGCAGTGGACTTCACCAGCCCAGCCCAGTACACTCCTAGCCTGGACAGCTCTGCCGCCCTTCACCGCATGTCTGTTAAACCCAGGAACCAGAGGGCCAGCGCCAAGGGAAGGAAAGGTCCCCTG AGAGCAAGCAGACTTGGCTCAGAGAGCCTGAGTGACCTGTACCCAGACCAGCCCCTGTctgagagggaggaagagcagGATGGAACGGAGgacgaggaaagagaggaagaggaggagagggagcgatCGTTCTCTTCATCTCCAAAATACTCTGAGGAGAAGCCCTGGCAGTCAGTACCCCCTGGTGGTCAGAAAGAGGTATTACAGAGACaagagtcctctcagacagaggGACGCGTCACCACCAACCCTCTCTACCTCCAGGCTATGACCTCTCCTCTATCAGAACCCATGACCAAGACCTCCATCCTGGAGACCCCGAGCCTGCCCCCGGAACCTATCTGGGTCAAACGCCCAAGAACTCTCATCCAGGATAATTCAGACCAGGGAAGTCGGCCTGGGTCTACATCTGAAAAGACCCTCTCCAGGCCTCTCAGTCCTGTCTATGGATCAGATAATATCACTTCCATCACAAATCAACTGCCCTCAAAAGAGAAGCCAGAGGAGAATATGACCCCAGCCACCTCTAACAAGGGAGACAGGTTGAGCAGAAACACACAGGGTGTGAGCCTAGCAGACACCAGCAGCTCTACACACCACTCTGCTCTACCTACCCATGCCTCTCGCGTTATAAGGCAAACACCGAGACCTGCTTTTGAGAGAGAGTCTGTCAGAGAGACTACAGCAGTCCCACTGTCGGGCGTTAATGAAGAAACCTCCAAATTGGACCTGGTGCAGAGGACAACAGGGCCACCTACTGGCCATGAAGACACACTGCCTAGAGCAAACAGTTTCTCCAACTCCTCCTTGAGACAGCGTTCCAAGAGTGCCACTAGCAGAGCCCACACAGGGACTAGAAATGAGGAGATGAATGCAAAAGGAAAAGGAGGGGAGGGTTTGGTGGCCAAGAACCCTCATCAGGAGTCTGTCAGAAGGCAAGAGGTAAAACCAGAGCAGGCCACATTTAAAGGCCTGAAGGAAAACCAACCACAACCCTCACCTCAGGAGAGAAAAGTACAAACAGAGGTAGAAGTCGTGGAGGAGACAggactgaagggaggagagaaaagggatGGGCAGAGTGAGGGAAATGAGgagaaggagcaggagcaggagaggaAGAGTGCTTTCGGAGTGAAGCTGCGCACCACTTCTCAGTCTCTGAAGTATCGCTTGCAAAGGGACCAAGAATTCAGGGTTAAGTGTCATATTGTCTCAACAACTGCAGAACCAGTCAAAGGCGAAATTGGCACAAGTTCAAAGGTCAGGGGTGACTTGGCAAATAAGGCTTCGAGGAAGGGCCCGTCACAAGTGTCTGATTGCCCCCCCTCATACACCCTTGACAGAAACAGACTCAACGAGAACCAAG ATGAAGATGATACTGACCTGGTAGTAGATGCCTTTTCAGACCCAG ACAAAGGCCCATCCTCCAGACCTGCTCTGGGGCTCCCAAGAGGGGCTGAGACCCCTGGGTCTAATGGGTCAGCTGGATCGGAACCTGTCTGGATGTCCATGGCCCGGGAAAAGACCAGGAGTCTCCAACAGCATCTCAGTCCAGAGACAGTGCCTGGGACAGGGGGGACAACAACGCCCCAGTACACCACATCACCATGgccagctccaaccccagccccacAGCCGAGATTACAACCAACAGCTCAGCCATCAACACAACCTCCATCACAATCACAGCCAAGCACAAAAACAGCCTTGCAAAAACAAACATCAGCCCCAGTGGTACAATCAGCATCTCAACCAATACCAAGCGGTAGACCAATCCTACAGGAAATGCATCTGACAGCTAAACTCAAAACATTGCCTTCAGATCAGCCTAACACACAAACAGCATCGCAACCGACACCACAAGGAACAGCTCAACAGCTGACACAACCGTCCTCCCAACCTCACATGCCAACCAGACCAACTTTACGAGGAGCGTCTGAGAGATCCTCCACGTCTCTGAAGAGAGCTGAGAAGATGCCTGTGGAGAAATGGACAGAAAGAGCGCTCCCGACTGGGACTATG GAGGAATCTAACAATGGTCAAATTGAGATTCACATCGCAAATCCTGAGATACcttcttcttcatcatcatcatcatcctcattgtCACACCGGGGTCAGCCATCCTGGATGGAACTTGCCAAGAGGAAATCTCTGGCCTGGAGTGACAAGACTATGGACTAA
- the LOC115123079 gene encoding CRACD-like protein isoform X2 produces MDTNAEEVEDSGEELTGRKKSRFKLLKSRLFGRLKRKETEGRMKQSQSASDVTADVIAPRDDDSEDDCLGGPNTLGSRALSHDSIFLADQSQSSSEPTRVLSQENVHSRIRELQLKLQRQNMCLGPPPLLIPGKRMEDSGATSEDDGLPQSPPEILFHDRTAQGPSYKFPDTHRHHSSLSLAGTGSEEEEQCLSQPSSRPLSPYPASPCDPEPSPAVDFTSPAQYTPSLDSSAALHRMSVKPRNQRASAKGRKGPLRASRLGSESLSDLYPDQPLSEREEEQDGTEDEEREEEEERERSFSSSPKYSEEKPWQSVPPGGQKEVLQRQESSQTEGRVTTNPLYLQAMTSPLSEPMTKTSILETPSLPPEPIWVKRPRTLIQDNSDQGSRPGSTSEKTLSRPLSPVYGSDNITSITNQLPSKEKPEENMTPATSNKGDRLSRNTQGVSLADTSSSTHHSALPTHASRVIRQTPRPAFERESVRETTAVPLSGVNEETSKLDLVQRTTGPPTGHEDTLPRANSFSNSSLRQRSKSATSRAHTGTRNEEMNAKGKGGEGLVAKNPHQESVRRQEVKPEQATFKGLKENQPQPSPQERKVQTEVEVVEETGLKGGEKRDGQSEGNEEKEQEQERKSAFGVKLRTTSQSLKYRLQRDQEFRVKCHIVSTTAEPVKGEIGTSSKVRGDLANKASRKGPSQVSDCPPSYTLDRNRLNENQDKGPSSRPALGLPRGAETPGSNGSAGSEPVWMSMAREKTRSLQQHLSPETVPGTGGTTTPQYTTSPWPAPTPAPQPRLQPTAQPSTQPPSQSQPSTKTALQKQTSAPVVQSASQPIPSGRPILQEMHLTAKLKTLPSDQPNTQTASQPTPQGTAQQLTQPSSQPHMPTRPTLRGASERSSTSLKRAEKMPVEKWTERALPTGTMEESNNGQIEIHIANPEIPSSSSSSSSSLSHRGQPSWMELAKRKSLAWSDKTMD; encoded by the exons ATGGATACTAACGCGGAGGAAGTGGAGGACTCAGGAGAAGAGCTTACAG GGAGGAAGAAGTCTCGGTTCAAGCTGCTGAAGAGTCGTCTGTTTGGCCGTCTGAAGAGGAAGGAGACTGAAGGACGGATGAAGCAGAGCCAGTCCGCCAGTGATGTCACTGCTGATGTCATAGCTCCGAGGGACGACGACTCAGAGGATGACTGTTT GGGCGGTCCAAATACACTGGGGTCCAGAGCTCTGTCACATGACAGCATCTTCCTGGCTGACCAATCACAGAGCTCCTCTGAGCCGACGAGGGTTCTGTCTCAGGAGAACGTACACAGCAGGATACGAGAACTGCAG CTGAAACTGCAGCGGCAGAACATGTGTCTGGGCCCTCCCCCCTTGCTGATCCCTGGAAAGAGAATGGAAGATTCCGGAGCCACCTCTGAGGATGATGGTTTGCCCCAGAGCCCTCCAGAGATCTTGTTCCATGACCGAACAGCACAGGGGCCTTCCTACAAG TTCCCTGACACGCACAGGCACCATAGCTCTCTGAGTTTAGCAGGGACaggaagtgaggaggaggagcag TGCCTCTCCCAGCcctcctcccgtcctctctccccgTATCCTGCTTCCCCCTGTGATCCAGAGCCCTCCCCTGCAGTGGACTTCACCAGCCCAGCCCAGTACACTCCTAGCCTGGACAGCTCTGCCGCCCTTCACCGCATGTCTGTTAAACCCAGGAACCAGAGGGCCAGCGCCAAGGGAAGGAAAGGTCCCCTG AGAGCAAGCAGACTTGGCTCAGAGAGCCTGAGTGACCTGTACCCAGACCAGCCCCTGTctgagagggaggaagagcagGATGGAACGGAGgacgaggaaagagaggaagaggaggagagggagcgatCGTTCTCTTCATCTCCAAAATACTCTGAGGAGAAGCCCTGGCAGTCAGTACCCCCTGGTGGTCAGAAAGAGGTATTACAGAGACaagagtcctctcagacagaggGACGCGTCACCACCAACCCTCTCTACCTCCAGGCTATGACCTCTCCTCTATCAGAACCCATGACCAAGACCTCCATCCTGGAGACCCCGAGCCTGCCCCCGGAACCTATCTGGGTCAAACGCCCAAGAACTCTCATCCAGGATAATTCAGACCAGGGAAGTCGGCCTGGGTCTACATCTGAAAAGACCCTCTCCAGGCCTCTCAGTCCTGTCTATGGATCAGATAATATCACTTCCATCACAAATCAACTGCCCTCAAAAGAGAAGCCAGAGGAGAATATGACCCCAGCCACCTCTAACAAGGGAGACAGGTTGAGCAGAAACACACAGGGTGTGAGCCTAGCAGACACCAGCAGCTCTACACACCACTCTGCTCTACCTACCCATGCCTCTCGCGTTATAAGGCAAACACCGAGACCTGCTTTTGAGAGAGAGTCTGTCAGAGAGACTACAGCAGTCCCACTGTCGGGCGTTAATGAAGAAACCTCCAAATTGGACCTGGTGCAGAGGACAACAGGGCCACCTACTGGCCATGAAGACACACTGCCTAGAGCAAACAGTTTCTCCAACTCCTCCTTGAGACAGCGTTCCAAGAGTGCCACTAGCAGAGCCCACACAGGGACTAGAAATGAGGAGATGAATGCAAAAGGAAAAGGAGGGGAGGGTTTGGTGGCCAAGAACCCTCATCAGGAGTCTGTCAGAAGGCAAGAGGTAAAACCAGAGCAGGCCACATTTAAAGGCCTGAAGGAAAACCAACCACAACCCTCACCTCAGGAGAGAAAAGTACAAACAGAGGTAGAAGTCGTGGAGGAGACAggactgaagggaggagagaaaagggatGGGCAGAGTGAGGGAAATGAGgagaaggagcaggagcaggagaggaAGAGTGCTTTCGGAGTGAAGCTGCGCACCACTTCTCAGTCTCTGAAGTATCGCTTGCAAAGGGACCAAGAATTCAGGGTTAAGTGTCATATTGTCTCAACAACTGCAGAACCAGTCAAAGGCGAAATTGGCACAAGTTCAAAGGTCAGGGGTGACTTGGCAAATAAGGCTTCGAGGAAGGGCCCGTCACAAGTGTCTGATTGCCCCCCCTCATACACCCTTGACAGAAACAGACTCAACGAGAACCAAG ACAAAGGCCCATCCTCCAGACCTGCTCTGGGGCTCCCAAGAGGGGCTGAGACCCCTGGGTCTAATGGGTCAGCTGGATCGGAACCTGTCTGGATGTCCATGGCCCGGGAAAAGACCAGGAGTCTCCAACAGCATCTCAGTCCAGAGACAGTGCCTGGGACAGGGGGGACAACAACGCCCCAGTACACCACATCACCATGgccagctccaaccccagccccacAGCCGAGATTACAACCAACAGCTCAGCCATCAACACAACCTCCATCACAATCACAGCCAAGCACAAAAACAGCCTTGCAAAAACAAACATCAGCCCCAGTGGTACAATCAGCATCTCAACCAATACCAAGCGGTAGACCAATCCTACAGGAAATGCATCTGACAGCTAAACTCAAAACATTGCCTTCAGATCAGCCTAACACACAAACAGCATCGCAACCGACACCACAAGGAACAGCTCAACAGCTGACACAACCGTCCTCCCAACCTCACATGCCAACCAGACCAACTTTACGAGGAGCGTCTGAGAGATCCTCCACGTCTCTGAAGAGAGCTGAGAAGATGCCTGTGGAGAAATGGACAGAAAGAGCGCTCCCGACTGGGACTATG GAGGAATCTAACAATGGTCAAATTGAGATTCACATCGCAAATCCTGAGATACcttcttcttcatcatcatcatcatcctcattgtCACACCGGGGTCAGCCATCCTGGATGGAACTTGCCAAGAGGAAATCTCTGGCCTGGAGTGACAAGACTATGGACTAA